The following coding sequences lie in one Treponema sp. OMZ 790 genomic window:
- a CDS encoding PP2C family protein-serine/threonine phosphatase: protein MIKLRKLLSNILISIGMGSVFALFSIFVSPRFLFLGKFYSANDMTLALSRLARIPEIRQEHRFAIGALVFIIVAIFTDYLLRTFYKKIENTEYARPKNKIFVSFLERLRFCYTIENLIDAVQTELEYAGDCSVMLVDAGNNIVLYNSSSRFISSPETFTSLNEITAEYKPGVYYFNADMQKCTLKKARIAAVLLDDIHFFIICGYFNEIEPEIFNTMFSEFLSYQNRISTLEQLLYFSELSQEWNMVANTQKAFLPQKLPEMPMLELAAYFKPLVNVSGDYYDAIKIDDNKTLLVVGDVSGKGLSAALVMGIVVNTIKIAKNKEDLPALILAVDSAIKRMGLLDKYTVLFLGLVDTEKMTIKYVNASMEDPMILTESPDGYKVKVLESTCSIVGIIEFDKIEVHERPLYRGDVILMMTDGVPESMNNEGVELAETDNYMESIKSFVKDSAEDIVEKVAGMAYAHTGNQPMRDDITIMCAKVKG, encoded by the coding sequence ATGATAAAATTACGCAAATTGCTTTCTAATATTCTAATAAGTATTGGAATGGGCAGTGTTTTTGCTCTTTTCTCAATATTCGTTAGTCCTAGATTTTTGTTTTTGGGCAAATTTTATTCTGCTAATGATATGACCCTAGCTCTAAGCCGGTTGGCAAGAATCCCTGAAATAAGACAAGAACACCGCTTTGCCATAGGAGCATTGGTTTTTATTATTGTTGCTATCTTTACGGATTATCTTTTGCGGACGTTCTATAAAAAAATAGAAAACACGGAATATGCTCGGCCAAAGAATAAAATATTTGTCTCTTTTTTGGAAAGGCTGAGGTTCTGCTATACAATTGAAAACTTGATAGATGCGGTTCAAACTGAACTTGAGTATGCCGGTGATTGTTCGGTTATGCTCGTAGATGCCGGCAATAATATTGTTTTATATAACAGCTCATCAAGATTTATTTCTTCTCCTGAAACCTTTACTTCGCTAAATGAAATTACGGCGGAATATAAGCCGGGTGTTTATTATTTTAATGCCGATATGCAAAAATGTACGCTAAAAAAAGCCCGTATTGCTGCGGTTTTATTAGACGATATTCATTTTTTTATCATTTGCGGATATTTTAATGAGATAGAACCTGAAATTTTTAACACAATGTTTTCGGAATTTTTAAGTTATCAAAACAGAATTTCTACTCTTGAACAGCTCTTATATTTTTCGGAATTGAGTCAGGAATGGAACATGGTTGCAAATACGCAAAAAGCCTTCCTTCCTCAAAAGCTTCCTGAAATGCCTATGCTTGAGCTGGCAGCTTATTTTAAACCTCTTGTAAACGTATCGGGCGACTATTATGATGCCATAAAAATAGATGACAATAAAACTCTTCTTGTTGTAGGAGACGTTTCGGGAAAGGGGCTTTCTGCAGCATTGGTTATGGGTATTGTTGTTAATACTATCAAGATAGCCAAAAATAAAGAAGACCTTCCTGCTTTGATTCTTGCTGTTGACAGCGCCATAAAACGAATGGGACTTTTGGATAAGTACACTGTTTTATTTTTGGGCCTCGTCGATACGGAAAAAATGACCATAAAATATGTTAACGCTTCGATGGAAGACCCTATGATTCTTACGGAATCTCCTGACGGTTACAAGGTAAAGGTTCTTGAATCTACTTGCAGTATTGTAGGAATTATCGAATTCGATAAGATTGAAGTTCATGAGAGACCGCTTTATAGGGGTGATGTAATTTTAATGATGACGGACGGTGTTCCTGAATCTATGAACAATGAAGGTGTTGAATTGGCCGAGACCGATAATTATATGGAATCTATAAAATCTTTTGTTAAAGATAGTGCAGAAGATATTGTCGAGAAGGTCGCAGGAATGGCTTATGCCCATACAGGTAATCAGCCCATGAGGGATGACATTACAATAATGTGTGCTAAGGTAAAGGGGTAA
- the dnaJ gene encoding molecular chaperone DnaJ — protein sequence MPASKRDYYEVLGVDKRASNDEIKKAYRKLAIKYHPDKNQGDKAAEEKFKEATEAYEILIDEKKRSMYDQFGHAGVDGMSGGGGYDPSAFQGFEDIFGGSFSDIFENLFGGGFARASGFGGRHAGPIRGSNLRYDLQISFVDAVYGKKAELSYTRNEKCTECHGTGSESGSSKRMCPDCRGTGQVRQSTGFFSISRPCPTCGGEGSIIEKPCKKCGGNGLERKKQRIIVTIPAGVENGKRITIPSQGNAGQSGGDYGDLFVFIFVQAHPYFERNGIDLYCAVPISMTQAALGGEINIKSLDEKTLKLKIPAGTQNGKLLRIRGEGVPTGIGRKGDLYIQIQVQIPSKLSSKSKKLLQEISELEGENETPNLIALKDLP from the coding sequence GTGCCGGCATCTAAAAGAGACTATTACGAGGTTTTAGGCGTAGATAAAAGAGCCTCAAATGACGAAATCAAAAAAGCATATCGAAAATTAGCAATCAAATATCATCCCGATAAAAATCAAGGGGATAAGGCAGCTGAAGAAAAATTTAAAGAAGCTACTGAAGCTTATGAAATTCTTATAGACGAAAAAAAGCGCAGCATGTACGACCAATTCGGCCATGCCGGTGTAGACGGAATGTCGGGCGGCGGAGGCTATGATCCTTCGGCCTTCCAAGGTTTTGAAGACATCTTCGGCGGAAGCTTTTCGGATATTTTTGAAAATCTATTCGGAGGCGGTTTTGCCCGTGCTTCCGGTTTCGGAGGCCGCCATGCCGGCCCTATCCGCGGTTCCAATCTTCGCTATGATCTTCAAATTTCTTTTGTTGATGCAGTCTACGGTAAAAAAGCCGAGTTAAGTTACACCCGTAACGAAAAGTGCACCGAATGTCACGGAACAGGAAGCGAGAGCGGAAGCTCAAAAAGAATGTGTCCTGATTGTAGAGGTACCGGGCAAGTGCGCCAAAGTACGGGCTTCTTTTCTATATCTAGGCCATGTCCCACCTGCGGCGGTGAAGGTTCCATAATCGAAAAACCGTGTAAAAAATGCGGAGGGAACGGTTTAGAGCGCAAAAAACAGCGCATAATCGTTACCATTCCTGCCGGTGTCGAAAACGGAAAACGGATTACCATTCCGAGTCAAGGAAACGCAGGTCAGTCAGGCGGAGATTACGGAGATCTTTTTGTATTTATCTTTGTTCAAGCTCATCCTTATTTTGAGAGAAACGGAATAGACCTCTACTGCGCAGTGCCTATATCAATGACACAGGCTGCCTTGGGCGGAGAAATAAACATCAAATCCCTTGACGAAAAAACCTTAAAGCTTAAAATCCCTGCCGGCACACAAAACGGAAAACTTTTAAGAATCCGCGGCGAAGGAGTTCCTACAGGCATAGGCCGAAAAGGCGATCTTTACATTCAAATTCAAGTGCAAATTCCTTCAAAATTATCGTCAAAGTCAAAAAAACTTTTGCAGGAAATTTCCGAGCTTGAAGGCGAAAATGAGACCCCGAACCTCATAGCCTTAAAGGATTTGCCTTAA
- a CDS encoding ATP-binding protein, with the protein MNLYRKLPIGVQSFEDLRKKNFLYADKTEYVFRLANFSKVYFLSRPRRFGKSLFLSTLEAYFLGKKELFNGLYIEKAEEERAKAENSEPWIEYPVLYLDFNIGKYDEKEGLNQTLNYLLTNLERIYGSNKTDDGLSARFAGIISRAYEKTGRQVVILVDEYDKPLLQTMSVNETLNEEFRSTLKSFYSVIKTCDKYIRFAFLTGVTKFSKVSIFSDLNNLQDISLHEDCSALCGITQEELTAVFSPEIQVLADKEKISFEECLILLKKRYDGYLFAKEGRSVYNPFSLLNAFSAKDVGSYWFATGTPTFLVNYLKDAHYNIPDLDGNVELDEAGLADYRADKKNPLPILFQSGYLTIKEYIREAALYRLGFPNDEVRYGFFKNLLPDYTSLRTDQTASSVWRFTEDVKNGNVAGFMERMQSIIAGVPYDNLPKDKLKLREQNYQTAVYLIFKLMGQFVETEVHCAAGRADSIVHTKDTIYIFEFKLAGNGSAEDAIAQIKEKGYVVPFKSSGKKIVLIGSSFDEKERTIKDWKYETFDNQ; encoded by the coding sequence TTGAATCTTTACAGAAAACTGCCTATAGGTGTTCAAAGTTTTGAAGATTTACGCAAAAAGAATTTTTTATATGCGGATAAAACGGAATATGTGTTTCGGCTTGCAAATTTCAGTAAGGTCTACTTTTTAAGCCGTCCCCGCCGCTTCGGAAAAAGTCTTTTTCTTTCTACTCTTGAGGCCTATTTTTTAGGAAAAAAAGAGCTCTTTAACGGCCTATACATTGAGAAGGCAGAAGAAGAAAGAGCTAAGGCTGAAAACTCGGAGCCTTGGATTGAATATCCCGTTCTTTACTTGGATTTTAATATAGGAAAATATGATGAAAAAGAAGGTTTAAACCAAACCTTAAATTATCTTCTTACCAATCTTGAAAGAATATATGGAAGCAATAAAACTGATGACGGCTTATCTGCCCGTTTTGCAGGCATTATCAGCCGAGCTTATGAAAAAACAGGCAGGCAGGTTGTTATCCTCGTAGACGAGTACGATAAACCGCTTTTGCAAACAATGTCGGTAAATGAAACTCTAAACGAAGAATTCCGCAGTACTCTAAAATCTTTTTATTCCGTTATAAAAACTTGCGACAAGTACATACGCTTTGCCTTTTTAACGGGTGTAACCAAATTCAGCAAGGTAAGTATTTTTAGCGATTTAAATAACTTGCAGGATATAAGCCTTCACGAAGATTGCTCTGCCCTTTGCGGCATAACTCAAGAAGAATTGACAGCCGTTTTTTCTCCCGAAATTCAGGTACTAGCCGACAAAGAAAAAATAAGCTTTGAAGAATGTTTAATCCTCCTTAAAAAAAGATATGACGGATATCTTTTTGCAAAAGAAGGAAGGAGCGTTTATAATCCTTTTAGTCTTTTAAATGCTTTTTCTGCAAAGGATGTTGGAAGCTACTGGTTTGCAACGGGAACACCGACCTTCTTGGTAAACTATCTAAAAGATGCTCACTATAATATTCCCGACCTTGACGGAAATGTTGAGCTTGACGAAGCCGGCCTTGCCGATTACCGAGCCGACAAAAAAAACCCTCTGCCGATTTTGTTTCAGTCCGGCTATCTTACAATTAAAGAATATATAAGGGAGGCCGCTCTTTACAGATTAGGCTTTCCCAATGATGAGGTACGTTACGGCTTTTTTAAAAACCTTTTACCTGACTACACTTCCTTGCGTACCGATCAAACAGCATCTTCCGTTTGGCGTTTTACGGAAGATGTGAAGAACGGAAATGTAGCCGGCTTTATGGAAAGAATGCAGTCCATAATTGCAGGCGTCCCCTACGACAATCTTCCTAAAGACAAACTAAAACTTAGGGAGCAAAATTATCAGACTGCCGTGTACCTAATCTTTAAGCTGATGGGGCAATTTGTAGAAACTGAGGTGCACTGTGCCGCAGGAAGAGCAGATTCCATCGTGCATACTAAAGATACAATTTATATCTTTGAATTTAAACTTGCCGGGAACGGAAGTGCGGAAGATGCAATAGCACAGATAAAAGAAAAAGGCTATGTTGTGCCTTTTAAATCAAGCGGTAAAAAAATAGTCTTAATCGGTTCATCCTTTGACGAAAAGGAGCGCACCATAAAAGACTGGAAATATGAAACTTTTGATAACCAATAG
- the cobJ gene encoding precorrin-3B C(17)-methyltransferase yields the protein MSKLFVVGIGPGGPEQMSVQAVEALKESEIIVGYSGYIEYVKPLIEGKEVFQTGMTGEIERCKYAVSKVKEGKTVSIISTGDAGLYGMAGPILELAPDLNVEIVPGISAAFAAASRLGAPLMHDTALISLSDRLTDYEVIKKRVGLAAEGDFVIGLYNPKSKTRSDYIEEAVNIILKFRAPETPVGIVKNACRNNEKITVTELQKINYDEIDMFSLIIIGNSNTYIQNGKIITPRGYKIK from the coding sequence TTGAGTAAACTATTTGTTGTAGGTATCGGCCCCGGCGGGCCGGAACAGATGTCGGTTCAGGCTGTCGAGGCCTTAAAAGAGTCCGAAATAATCGTAGGTTATTCGGGCTATATTGAATATGTAAAACCCCTTATCGAAGGAAAGGAAGTTTTTCAAACCGGAATGACCGGCGAAATTGAAAGATGTAAGTATGCGGTTTCAAAGGTAAAGGAAGGAAAAACCGTAAGCATTATAAGCACGGGAGATGCCGGGCTTTACGGAATGGCAGGCCCAATCTTGGAACTTGCTCCCGATTTAAATGTCGAAATAGTTCCGGGAATTTCCGCAGCCTTTGCCGCAGCTTCAAGACTGGGAGCCCCCTTAATGCACGATACGGCCCTTATCAGCCTTTCCGACAGGCTCACCGATTATGAGGTTATAAAAAAAAGAGTCGGCTTAGCGGCGGAGGGCGACTTTGTAATTGGCCTCTACAATCCAAAATCCAAAACTCGTTCCGATTATATCGAAGAAGCCGTAAATATAATCTTAAAATTCAGGGCTCCCGAAACACCTGTAGGCATAGTAAAAAATGCCTGCCGTAACAACGAAAAAATAACCGTTACCGAGCTTCAAAAAATAAATTACGATGAAATCGACATGTTCAGCCTCATAATAATAGGCAACAGCAATACCTACATTCAAAACGGAAAAATAATTACCCCGCGAGGATATAAGATTAAATGA
- a CDS encoding ABC transporter ATP-binding protein, which produces MDMLRIENLSLSYGEKHVVQNLNLRVKKGQVVSIIGPNASGKSTILKSIAGIIKPAGGKIFIEEKDISKMDSKRLAQKVSILLQQNRTPDDISVEELVYFGRYPRKKWFEGFESSDKKIIEEVMRLTNTLSLRDKTLEKLSGGERQRAWIAMALAQEPDILLFDEPTTYLDLAHQIEFLELVNRLNRETGVTAVLVLHDLNQAARYGNYLFAMKDGRLFAQGSPQEVLTPQNILSIYKIEADIINRSDRLVVIPR; this is translated from the coding sequence ATGGACATGCTTAGGATAGAAAATTTAAGCCTTTCCTACGGAGAAAAGCATGTTGTTCAAAACCTAAACTTGAGGGTTAAAAAGGGGCAGGTTGTTTCGATAATCGGGCCCAACGCTTCCGGTAAGTCTACCATTTTAAAAAGCATAGCAGGAATTATAAAACCTGCCGGCGGTAAAATCTTTATCGAAGAAAAAGACATCTCAAAAATGGATTCCAAAAGATTAGCCCAAAAGGTTTCTATTCTTTTGCAGCAAAACAGAACGCCCGACGATATAAGCGTTGAAGAGTTGGTCTATTTCGGCCGCTATCCGCGGAAAAAATGGTTTGAGGGTTTTGAATCTTCCGACAAAAAAATAATAGAAGAAGTTATGCGCCTTACAAACACCCTTTCCTTGCGCGATAAGACCTTAGAAAAACTTTCAGGCGGAGAAAGGCAGAGGGCTTGGATAGCCATGGCCCTTGCCCAAGAACCCGATATTCTTCTATTCGATGAGCCTACAACCTATCTGGATTTGGCCCATCAGATAGAATTCTTGGAACTGGTAAACCGTCTAAACAGGGAAACGGGCGTTACGGCCGTCTTGGTTCTCCACGATTTAAATCAGGCCGCCCGCTACGGCAACTACCTTTTTGCCATGAAAGACGGCCGACTCTTTGCCCAAGGCAGTCCCCAAGAGGTTCTTACCCCTCAAAATATTTTAAGCATCTATAAGATAGAAGCTGATATCATCAATAGATCCGACAGATTGGTCGTGATTCCAAGATAA
- the dnaK gene encoding molecular chaperone DnaK: MGKIIGIDLGTTNSCVSVMEGGEPVVIPNSEGGRTTPSIVGFTSKDERVVGQPAKNQMITNPERTVYSVKRFIGHRYNELTDELKRVPYKIVPQGDDVRIDIDGKLYSTQEISAFTLQKMKKTAEDYLGETVTEAVITVPAYFNDAQRQATKDAGKIAGLEVKRIINEPTAASLAFGFNKDSKKEKTIAVYDLGGGTFDISILELGDGVFEVKSTNGDTHLGGDDFDNRIVNWLVDEFKKDTGIDLSKDRMALQRLREAAEKAKIELSSVANADINLPFITADANGPKHLQKSLSRAKFEQMTEDLFERTKEPCRKALKDAGITPDKIDEILLVGGSTRMPKILQIIKEIFGKEGSKSVNPDEAVAMGAAIQGGILGGDVKDVLLLDVTPLSLGIETMGGVFTPLINRNTTIPTRKSQVFSTAADGQTAVSIHVLQGERGMASQNRTLGNFDLVGIPPAPRGVPQIEVTFDIDANGIVHVSAKDLGTGKEQHIRIESSSGLSESEIDRMVKEAEANAENDKLEREKVEAKNNADSLIYQTEKTLKEMGDKIGAADKQNIETAIADLRQALASDNTADIKAKTESLQQAAYKIAEEMYKQQGAQAGADPNAGAQGAQQGGPNYGASGAGPNTGTADDVDYEVVNDDNDK, from the coding sequence ATGGGAAAGATTATAGGAATTGACTTGGGAACAACAAACTCTTGCGTATCGGTAATGGAAGGCGGCGAGCCTGTCGTTATACCGAACTCTGAAGGCGGAAGAACAACTCCGTCCATCGTAGGCTTTACCTCAAAAGATGAAAGGGTTGTAGGACAGCCTGCAAAAAACCAAATGATTACCAACCCCGAAAGAACGGTTTACTCGGTAAAGCGCTTTATCGGACACCGCTACAATGAACTCACAGACGAGTTAAAGCGTGTTCCCTACAAAATTGTACCTCAGGGCGACGATGTAAGAATCGACATTGACGGAAAACTTTATTCCACACAGGAAATTTCCGCCTTTACCTTGCAGAAAATGAAGAAAACAGCCGAAGACTATCTCGGCGAAACCGTAACCGAAGCTGTTATAACTGTTCCGGCTTATTTTAATGATGCTCAGAGACAAGCAACAAAGGATGCCGGAAAAATCGCCGGTTTGGAAGTAAAGCGAATTATAAACGAGCCCACTGCCGCTTCCTTGGCCTTCGGTTTTAACAAGGACTCCAAAAAAGAAAAAACAATCGCCGTATATGACCTTGGAGGAGGAACCTTCGATATTTCTATTCTTGAACTGGGTGACGGCGTTTTTGAAGTAAAATCCACAAACGGAGATACCCATTTAGGCGGTGACGACTTTGATAATCGAATAGTAAACTGGCTCGTTGACGAGTTTAAAAAGGATACCGGTATCGACCTTTCCAAGGATAGGATGGCCTTACAGCGCTTGCGCGAGGCTGCCGAAAAGGCAAAGATTGAACTTTCTTCCGTTGCAAATGCCGATATAAACTTGCCCTTTATCACAGCCGATGCAAACGGGCCTAAGCACTTACAAAAGAGTCTATCCAGGGCTAAGTTTGAACAGATGACCGAAGACCTCTTTGAAAGAACAAAGGAGCCTTGCCGAAAAGCATTGAAGGATGCAGGCATCACTCCCGACAAAATCGACGAAATTCTTTTGGTCGGCGGTTCAACCCGAATGCCCAAAATTTTGCAGATTATAAAAGAAATCTTCGGTAAAGAAGGCTCTAAGAGCGTAAACCCCGATGAGGCCGTAGCAATGGGAGCCGCTATTCAGGGCGGTATCTTGGGCGGAGACGTTAAAGATGTTCTTCTCTTGGACGTTACTCCGCTTTCATTGGGTATCGAGACAATGGGCGGCGTATTTACTCCCCTTATCAACCGAAATACCACTATTCCGACGAGAAAGAGTCAGGTCTTCTCGACGGCTGCCGACGGACAGACTGCCGTTTCTATCCATGTATTGCAGGGGGAACGCGGTATGGCCAGCCAGAACAGAACTCTCGGCAACTTTGACCTCGTAGGTATTCCTCCTGCACCCCGCGGTGTTCCGCAGATTGAAGTTACCTTCGATATTGACGCAAACGGTATCGTTCACGTTTCGGCTAAGGACCTCGGAACCGGAAAGGAACAGCACATCCGCATCGAAAGCTCAAGCGGCCTAAGCGAGAGCGAAATCGACAGGATGGTTAAAGAGGCTGAGGCCAATGCCGAAAACGATAAGCTCGAAAGAGAAAAGGTTGAGGCAAAGAATAATGCAGACTCTCTTATTTATCAAACCGAAAAAACTCTTAAAGAAATGGGAGACAAGATAGGAGCTGCCGATAAACAAAACATCGAAACTGCAATAGCCGATTTAAGACAGGCCCTTGCTTCCGATAATACTGCCGACATTAAGGCAAAGACTGAAAGTCTCCAGCAGGCAGCCTATAAGATTGCAGAAGAAATGTACAAGCAGCAGGGAGCTCAAGCAGGAGCAGACCCCAACGCAGGTGCTCAAGGAGCTCAGCAGGGCGGCCCCAATTACGGCGCTTCCGGAGCAGGGCCCAACACAGGCACAGCCGATGATGTTGACTATGAAGTCGTAAATGATGATAATGATAAATAA
- the cobK gene encoding precorrin-6A reductase has protein sequence MIWIIGGTTEAGSLADFLKAKNEPYIMSVATEEGRDFFKNHKLKIGRMDESQMEQFCIEEKISLIADLSHPYALIVSQNAKATAQNLNIKYLRFTRGASQSSADFDQGDFYTFDDMEGLCSFLKELKSSVVFFTTGSKTLADFEVYRSSNRFVYRILPTVDSVEKCKNAGVVTQDIIAMTGPFSQNLNEAMFKEYGASYVVMKDSGDAGGTKEKLAACAALGIRALILRRRKEEGIKGFEEFRNEVLRYGHA, from the coding sequence ATGATCTGGATTATAGGCGGAACAACCGAAGCCGGAAGCCTTGCAGATTTTTTAAAAGCAAAAAATGAGCCCTACATAATGAGCGTTGCAACGGAAGAAGGCAGGGACTTTTTTAAAAATCATAAACTTAAAATCGGCAGAATGGATGAATCCCAAATGGAACAGTTTTGTATTGAAGAAAAAATAAGCCTCATTGCCGATTTAAGCCATCCCTACGCCCTCATCGTTTCTCAAAATGCAAAAGCAACCGCTCAAAACTTGAACATAAAATATTTGCGCTTTACCCGCGGGGCTTCTCAATCCTCTGCCGATTTTGACCAAGGCGATTTTTATACATTTGATGACATGGAAGGTCTTTGCTCGTTTTTAAAAGAATTAAAATCTTCTGTTGTTTTTTTTACGACAGGCTCCAAGACCCTTGCCGATTTTGAAGTGTACCGCTCTTCAAACCGCTTTGTGTACCGAATTTTACCCACGGTTGACAGTGTCGAAAAATGTAAAAATGCGGGAGTAGTGACTCAGGACATAATTGCCATGACCGGCCCCTTTTCCCAAAATTTAAATGAGGCTATGTTTAAAGAATACGGAGCCTCCTATGTTGTTATGAAGGACAGCGGAGATGCCGGAGGTACAAAAGAAAAGCTCGCCGCCTGTGCGGCCCTCGGTATAAGGGCCTTAATTCTAAGACGGAGAAAAGAAGAGGGCATTAAAGGCTTTGAAGAATTTAGAAATGAGGTTTTAAGATATGGACATGCTTAG
- a CDS encoding Fic family protein has translation MNKIKYISVKETAKRWQISERSVRNYCLQGRIAGALLEGKTWKIPSDAKKPHRKTRHTAKQDTLLSFLKREKEAGLKGGIYHKIQIDLTYNSNHIEGSKLTHEQTRFIFETRTIGITDDVVRVDDIVETVNHFHCIDLIIEGAHTKLSESFIKELHYVLKYGTTDSRKSWFKVGDYKMLENEVGGDETTKPADVAAEMKALLTEYNLKAKITFDDILDFHVRFEAIHPFQDGNGRIGRLIIFKECLKHNIVPFIITEELKIYYYRGIKNWKNERGFLRDTCFTGQDLMKQYLDYFGIMYD, from the coding sequence ATGAATAAGATAAAATACATATCTGTTAAAGAAACTGCAAAGCGCTGGCAAATCAGTGAACGTAGTGTAAGAAATTACTGCTTGCAGGGTAGAATTGCGGGGGCTCTATTAGAAGGTAAAACATGGAAAATCCCTTCCGATGCAAAAAAGCCTCATCGAAAAACTCGTCATACAGCAAAACAAGATACTCTCTTATCATTTCTTAAACGTGAAAAAGAAGCCGGTCTGAAAGGCGGAATTTATCACAAAATTCAGATTGATCTTACTTATAATTCAAATCACATCGAAGGTTCAAAACTTACCCACGAGCAGACTCGATTCATTTTTGAAACAAGAACTATTGGCATTACAGATGACGTTGTTAGAGTTGATGATATTGTTGAAACAGTCAATCATTTTCATTGTATTGATTTAATAATAGAAGGTGCACATACGAAACTTTCAGAAAGTTTTATAAAAGAGCTTCATTATGTTCTAAAGTACGGTACAACTGACAGCCGGAAATCATGGTTTAAGGTTGGGGATTATAAAATGCTGGAAAACGAAGTGGGCGGCGATGAAACTACAAAACCTGCGGATGTTGCAGCAGAGATGAAAGCATTATTAACGGAATACAATTTAAAAGCTAAAATCACTTTTGATGACATCTTAGATTTTCATGTCCGGTTTGAAGCTATTCATCCATTTCAAGACGGTAATGGCCGTATCGGAAGATTAATAATTTTCAAGGAATGTCTTAAACATAATATTGTTCCCTTCATAATTACTGAAGAACTAAAAATTTACTATTACAGAGGAATTAAAAATTGGAAAAACGAACGCGGTTTTTTAAGGGATACCTGTTTTACCGGACAGGATTTAATGAAGCAATATTTGGATTATTTTGGTATTATGTATGATTAA
- a CDS encoding nucleotide exchange factor GrpE, with protein MSKNHEKQADKKQAEKEELEKDLQPKDESAVKDEQGAGCGCEASKEIPQEEKAEQNASTGETCGKETENDKASELAKRLEESEAQCKDWQDQYLRKAADFENYRKRMIREKQEAIDYANGNLLLDLVQVLDDFDRAIDAGKNQGGEAASNAFAEGVVMIKKQMVSMLSSKYGLSYYPAKGEAFDPNLHEAVSMIQSPDVKEAVVGEELQKGYKLKERVIRHSKVMVLMPAQKQDEKEAEENEAADKTNEN; from the coding sequence ATGAGTAAGAATCATGAAAAGCAGGCCGATAAAAAACAGGCGGAGAAGGAAGAACTTGAAAAAGACCTTCAGCCTAAAGATGAGTCTGCCGTGAAAGATGAACAAGGGGCCGGATGCGGTTGTGAAGCTTCAAAAGAAATCCCTCAAGAAGAAAAAGCAGAGCAAAACGCTTCTACCGGCGAAACATGCGGAAAAGAAACGGAAAATGATAAGGCTTCTGAGCTTGCAAAAAGACTCGAAGAATCGGAAGCTCAATGTAAGGACTGGCAGGATCAGTATTTACGCAAGGCTGCGGATTTTGAAAACTACCGCAAGCGTATGATTAGGGAAAAGCAGGAAGCTATCGACTATGCAAACGGTAATCTGCTTTTGGATCTTGTACAGGTTCTGGATGATTTTGACAGGGCTATCGATGCCGGTAAAAATCAAGGTGGAGAAGCCGCAAGCAATGCCTTTGCTGAAGGCGTTGTGATGATAAAAAAACAAATGGTTTCTATGCTGAGCTCAAAGTACGGACTTAGCTATTACCCTGCAAAGGGAGAAGCCTTTGACCCGAACCTTCACGAAGCAGTTTCGATGATTCAGTCTCCTGATGTAAAAGAGGCTGTTGTAGGGGAAGAACTCCAAAAGGGTTATAAACTAAAGGAAAGAGTGATCCGTCACTCCAAGGTAATGGTCTTAATGCCTGCCCAAAAGCAGGATGAAAAAGAGGCGGAAGAAAACGAAGCCGCCGATAAAACAAACGAAAATTAG